The Lactuca sativa cultivar Salinas chromosome 2, Lsat_Salinas_v11, whole genome shotgun sequence genome includes a window with the following:
- the LOC111888275 gene encoding uncharacterized protein LOC111888275, whose protein sequence is MKKLFFFKSSTSNNQAPSQSKENSFGDGVQDTHKSRSKKAAFEDQNQIQTSPHLRRSRSFSSGTFVDSVMLRTQSDSACSSSSNVSHKQSAPRSSRRALTPERHSRAKWFEENTGVDNVSLESSSYCSTNASNKILDRYIDGEQYQEKINRNNNSNIKGHHSQNGGGKRPPRFQYAAPSSPPPPTATEGGGLTQKPRSHSFRDPNRESKLYMSTRDWVENGVVHGSPRKLAKQVIERLSQSRVLPRVDSKDFEHDIPITLEDIYGGSHNHLSPDGLDDDDDCSRVLEYEESEEADEVSLLRAELHSRTRKLEKEKKELQAALEKELDRRSTEWSMKLEKYQMEEHRLRERVRELAEQNVSLQREVSLYGERELDSQSRVEHSGQQVKDLTLRMEEVAEENQNLHQNLSELQDKYRAAEEDRDCFKRNYIEKEKECKELHRAVTRLLRTCNEQEKTIEGLREGVSKEVRKNGSLENSNFDQELRSKLQMEQLRLTGVEQALRKEVESYRVEVDSLRHENINLLHRLKGSSKENGFSALKLDQELWSRVHCLQNQGMCLIKDGVVLCSKLLENIKARACHSSLETNEALQNGLDSQLIMEADMKLQGFKRGAESLTRSLQTVSDVVRDKSKSSTGTSDSESQDVGKSDLKAEALITSLLREKLYAKEVDVERLEAELATAVRGNDILRCEVENAMDTLSCITHKMKELEMQVMKKDEGIYRLQNNLQDCKKELSIVNGILPKVSEERDMMWEEVQRYSENNMLLSSEVGMLKKKVEALDEDVLMKEGQITILKDALGKPFDLLSSPVPSGGGFLL, encoded by the exons ATGAAAAAGCTCTTCTTTTTCAAGTCATCCACATCTAACAATCAAGCACCATCTCAATCCAAAGAGAATTCATTTGGAGATGGAGTTCAAGATACCCATAAATCAAGATCTAAAAAGGCTGCATTTGAAGATCAAAATCAGATTCAAACTAGTCCACATCTTAGAAGGAGTCGCTCATTTTCTTCAGGAACTTTTGTTGATAGTGTGATGCTCAGAACTCAAAGTGACTCTGCTTGTAGCAGCAGCAGTAATGTCTCTCACAAGCAATCTGCTCCTCGTTCTTCACG TCGAGCTCTTACCCCCGAGAGGCATTCAAGGGCAAAATGGTTTGAAGAAAATACCGGAGTCGATAATGTTTCATTAGAAAGCTCATCTTATTGCTCAACAAATGCATCAAACAAGATTCTTGATCGATACATTGATGGTGAACAATATCAAGAAAAGATTAACAGAAACAACAATTCCAACATTAAAGGTCATCATTCTCAAAATGGTGGTGGAAAAAGACCACCAAGATTCCAATATGCagcaccatcatcaccaccaccacctactgCTACCGAAGGTGGTGGTTTGACACAGAAACCGAGGTCACATTCCTTCAGAGACCCTAACAGAGAATCCAAACTCTACATGTCTACTAGAGATTGGGTTGAAAATGGGGTTGTTCATGGATCCCCAAGAAAATTAGCAAAACAAGTGATCGAAAGGCTTTCTCAGTCTCGTGTTTTGCCAAGGGTTGACTCGAAAGACTTCGAACATGACATTCCAATCACATTAGAAGATATCTATGGTGGGTCCCACAATCATTTGTCTCCAGATGggcttgatgatgatgatgattgcaGTAGGGTTTTGGAATATGAGGAATCAGAAGAAGCTGATGAGGTCTCTTTACTAAGGGCGGAATTGCATTCCCGGACTCGGAAACTGGAAAAAGAGAAGAAGGAGTTGCAGGCGGCATTGGAAAAGGAATTGGATAGGCGGTCAACCGAATGGTCAATGAAGCTTGAAAAATACCAAATGGAAGAGCATAGGTTGAGAGAGAGGGTAAGGGAGCTTGCTGAACAAAACGTGTCTCTTCAAAGGGAAGTATCATTGTATGGTGAAAGGGAGTTAGATAGTCAAAGTAGGGTTGAGCATTCGGGTCAACAAGTCAAGGATTTGACTTTAAGGATGGAGGAAGTAGCTGAGGAGAATCAAAATCTACATCAAAATCTTTCTGAGTTACAAGATAAATACAGAGCAGCTGAAGAGGATAGGGATTGTTTCAAAAGAAACTAcattgagaaagaaaaagaatgcaaggagttgcatAGGGCTGTTACAAGACTTCTCAGAACTTGCAATGAACAAGAGAAAACAATTGAAGGGTTGCGTGAAGGAGTTAGTAAAGAAGTGAGGAAAAATGGTTCATTGGAGAATAGTAACTTTGACCAAGAACTGCGGTCAAAGTTGCAGATGGAGCAGTTGAGGTTAACCGGGGTTGAACAGGCTTTGAGAAAGGAGGTGGAATCTTATAGGGTTGAGGTAGATTCTCTTAGGCATGAAAATATAAACCTTTTACACCGTTTAAAAGGTAGTTCAAAGGAAAATGGCTTTTCCGCCTTGAAGCTTGATCAGGAACTATGGAGCCGTGTTCATTGCTTGCAAAATCAAGGAATGTGTTTGATTAAAGATGGTGTGGTTTTATGCTCAAAGTTATTGGAAAATATCAAAGCAAGAGCATGTCATTCCTCTTTGGAAACCAATGAAGCATTACAGAATGGGTTAGATAGTCAATTGATCATGGAAGCTGATATGAAACTTCAAGGTTTTAAAAGGGGAGCTGAAAGCTTAACAAGGAGTTTGCAGACTGTGTCTGATGTGGTACGTGACAAGTCCAAGTCCTCCACAGGAACTTCAGACAGCGAATCTCag GATGTTGGAAAGTCTGATTTGAAAGCAGAAGCTTTGATAACAAGTTTACTGAGGGAAAAACTGTACGCGAAAGAGGTAGATGTAGAGCGGCTGGAGGCTGAGCTGGCAACTGCTGTCAGAGGAAACGATATTCTGAGATGTGAAGTTGAAAATGCAATGGATACGCTTTCTTGTATAACTCACAAGATGAAAGAGCTTGAGATGCAG GTGATGAAAAAGGATGAGGGGATTTATCGACTGCAAAACAATCTGCAGGATTGCAAAAAGGAACTGTCGATTGTGAATGGGATCTTACCGAAAGTTTCAGAGGAACGGGATATGATGTGGGAGGAGGTGCAGAGGTACAGCGAGAATAACATGCTTTTGAGTTCGGAAGTTGGGATGTTGAAGAAGAAGGTGGAAGCGCTTGATGAGGATGTGTTGATGAAAGAAGGTCAGATTACGATTCTGAAAGATGCGCTTGGGAAGCCCTTTGATCTTCTTTCCAGTCCTGTTCCTAGCGGAGGAGGATTCTTGTTATAA
- the LOC111888263 gene encoding serine/arginine-rich splicing factor RS2Z33, whose translation MPRYDDRHGSTRLYVGHLASRTRSRDLEDIFSRYGRIRDVDMKRDFAFVEFSDARDADDARYSLNGRDVDGSRIVVEFAKGAPRGGGGGGRDGGGRDGGGRDGGSREFLGRGPPPGSGRCFNCGLDGHWARDCKAGDWKNKCYRCGERGHIERNCQNSPKKVNADSRRGRSYSRTPSPPRRGRSRSRSFSRSRSYSQSRSPVKRERERERSIERAERRSRSPRRHRGASPPPSKGRKRSSSPSPDDRTAALQPSRSPSPSPRRPKSRSPMEGDDGVPVEENGHSRSPSPAPRGNGGTGTPVEEDDDVNNASPEGSESG comes from the exons ATGCCTCGTTATGATGATCGCCATGGCAGCACTCGTCTCTATGTTGGCCACCTGGCTTCACGTACAAGATCGCGTGATTTGGAAGACATTTTTAGCAGATATGGAAG AATACGCGATGTGGATATGAAGCGCGACTTTGCCTTTGTG GAATTCAGCGATGCAAGAGATGCTGATGATGCAAGATATAGCTTAAATGGTCGTGATGTTGATGGAAGCCGAATAGTGGTGGAGTTTGCTAAAGGG GCTCCACGTGGCGGTGGCGGCGGCGGGCGTGATGGTGGTGGTCGTGACGGTGGTGGCCGTGATGGTGGTTCTCGTGAGTTTCTTGGGAGAGGTCCTCCACCGGGGTCAGGGCGGTGCTTTAATTGTGGGCTTGATGGGCATTGGGCTCGTGACTGTAAAGCTGGTGATTGGAAGAACAAATGCTATCGATGTGGTGAACGTGGTCATATAGAAAGGAATTGTCAAAATAGCCCAAAGAAAGTCAA TGCTGATAGCAGGCGTGGAAGAAGTTACTCGCGGACCCCATCGCCACCTAGGCGTGGAAGAAGCCGCAGTCGTAGTTTTAGCAGGAGTCGCAGCTACAG CCAATCAAGGTCACCTGTAAAgcgggagagggagagagagaggagCATTGAACGTGCAGAAAGAAGATCGAGAAGCCCAAGGAGACACAGGGgggcttcaccaccaccatcgaaAGGGAGGAAGCGCAGCAGCAGCCCATCGCCTGATGACAGAACCGCCGCCCTGCAACCATCACGATCACCATCGCCGTCACCAAGGCGGCCCAAGAGTAGGAGTCCCATGGAGGGTGATGATGGTGTCCCTGTTGAAGAAAATGGACACAGTAGGAGCCCTAGCCCTGCTCCTAGAGGCAATGGTGGGACTGGGACACCTGTTGAGGAGGATGATGATGTCAACAATGCTTCACCAGAGGGGAGTGAATCTGGTTAA
- the LOC111888285 gene encoding CDP-diacylglycerol--glycerol-3-phosphate 3-phosphatidyltransferase 2 — MPLNLLKLTSSISVHHHHHQRHRHKWLRRAITTGNSRTLPAMCSGWWRITTQFAPQAHVINNNDNNRLGFRSPKKFRYCSGNKGGKVFVGGKVNMESASSDNRDDKRTAETDHGSSVMPALPSDDRRHLKPPPSQQNSSSKLLTLPTILTIARVAAVPLLISTFHMNSRLGTTATTGIFIAAAITDWLDGYLARRMNLGTAFGAFLDPVADKLMVAATLVLLCTRPPEAAIFGQLPWLLTVPSIAIIGREITMSAVREWAASQGSKLSQAVAVNNLGKWKTATQMTSLTILLVIRDSSFTEVGFLGTAGVGFLYVSAGLAVWSLVVYMKKIWKVLMMM, encoded by the exons ATGCCCCTAAACCTTCTCAAACTCACCTCTTCTATTTccgtccaccaccaccaccaccaacgccACCGCCATAAATGGCTACGCCGGGCAATTACCACCGGGAATTCTAGAACACTGCCTGCGATGTGCTCGGGCTGGTGGAGGATAACAACACAATTTGCACCGCAAGCTCACGTTATCAATAACAACGATAATAACAGACTAGGGTTTCGTAGTCCGAAAAAATTCAGATATTGTTCCGGGAATAAAGGAGGAAAAGTGTTTGTTGGTGGAAAAGTGAATATGGAATCGGCAAGCAGTGATAACAGAGATGACAAAAGGACAGCGGAAACTGACCACGGCTCCTCTGTCATGCCTGCATTGCCGTCGGACGACCGCCGGCACCTAAAACCTCCTCCGTCTCAACAAAATTCGTCCTCTAAATTGCTAACATTGCCTACGATCTTAACAATCGCTCGTGTCGCGGCCGTTCCTCTTTTGATCAGCA CTTTTCATATGAACAGTCGGTTAGGAACAACTGCCACCACTGGTATTTTCATTGCTGCAGCAATTACAGATTGGCTTGATGGGTATCTAGCAAGAAGG ATGAATTTAGGTACTGCTTTTGGTGCATTTTTAGATCCGGTGGCTGATAAG CTTATGGTTGCTGCTACATTAGTCTTGCTATGTACAAGACCTCCAGAGGCTGCTATTTTTGGGCAACTACCATGGCTATTGACTGTACCATCAATTGCAATCATTGGCAGGGAg ATAACAATGTCTGCAGTTAGAGAGTGGGCTGCTTCTCAAGGGAGTAAACTTTCACAG GCTGTTGCTGTAAATAATCTTGGAAAGTGGAAAACAGCTACTCAAATGACTTCATTAACCATTCTTCTTGTAATTAGAGACAGCAG TTTTACAGAAGTAGGGTTTCTTGGTACAGCAGGTGTTGGTTTCCTTTATGTATCAGCAGGGCTAGCTGTATGGTCATTGGTTGTgtatatgaagaagatatggaaagTATTGATGATGATGTAG
- the LOC111888287 gene encoding glutathione S-transferase L3 encodes MAALNLSCYYHLFHSLSHSPPPRNVASVSILHGRNNIALSPTPLTFHRQKLHNNLLVLATTMSTSVQEDLPPALDSTSEPPPVFDGTTRLYVSYTCPYAQRVWITRNCKGLQEKIKLVPIDLHNRPDWYKEKVYPPNKVPALEHRNEVKGESLDLIKYINTNFEGPSLYPDDPLKKEFGEELLSYTDTFNKSVTTSFKGDGVDEAGAAFDYIENALSKFDDGPFFLGQLSLVDIAYAPFIERFQPYLVDVKNYDIKVGRPKLAAWIEEMNKNEDFNQTRRDPKELVESYKKRFLSPK; translated from the exons atggcTGCGTTGAATCTAAGCTGCTATTATCATCTCTTTCACTCTCTTTCTCACTCCCCACCACCACGGAATGTCGCCTCTGTTTCCATTCTTCATGGTCGTAATAACATCGCTCTCTCCCCAACGCCTTTAACATTTCATCGGCAAAAGCTTCACAACAACCTCTTGGTTCTAGCAACAACAATGTCTACTAG TGTGCAAGAGGATCTTCCGCCTGCTCTTGATTCTACTTCAGAACCACCTCCAGTCTTTGATGGAACCACTAG GCTGTATGTATCTTACACTTGCCCGTATGCCCAACGCGTGTGGATTACTCGGAATTGCAAg GGATTACAGGAAAAGATTAAATTAGTTCCTATTGATCTACATAACAGACCAGATTGGTACAAGGAGAAAGTTTACCCACCAAACAAG GTGCCTGCTTTAGAACACAGGAATGAAGTAAAGGGAGAGAGTCTTGATCTCATTAAATATATCAACACCAATTTCGAAGGACCTTCACTCTATCCTGAT GATCCTCTTAAAAAAGAATTTGGAGAAGAGTTGCTATCATACACTGATACATTCAATAAATCCGTGACCACCTCTTTCAAGGGAGATGGGGTTGATGAAGCTG GTGCTGCTTTTGATTATATTGAGAATGCTCTTTCCAAGTTTGATGATGGACCATTCTTTCTAGGTCAGTTGAGCCTG GTGGATATAGCTTATGCTCCATTTATAGAAAGATTTCAGCCATATTTGGTAGATGTGAAAAATTATGATATTAAGGTGGGTAGGCCAAAACTTGCAGCATGGATTGAG GAAATGAACAAAAATGAGGATTTCAACCAAACAAGACGTGATCCAAAGGAACTTGTAGAGAGCTACAAGAAACGTTTTTTG TCTCCCAAATAA